Proteins from one Mixophyes fleayi isolate aMixFle1 chromosome 9, aMixFle1.hap1, whole genome shotgun sequence genomic window:
- the ZBTB6 gene encoding zinc finger and BTB domain-containing protein 6 isoform X1 has protein sequence MCRAPSLSDPIRAVRKARDLHGQGCCRAVTMSDSDILHFRFEQQGDGVLHKMNILREQNLFCDVSIYINDAEFHGHKVVFAACSTFMRDQFLLNQSRQVRITILQNAEVGQKLLLSCYTGFLEVRKKELLKYLTAASYLQMVHIVEKCTEALSRYLQSETCDNNETLQPDKDPPCNAEIGTANSQDKDCDIIELSDDIHLNMDYQIKKEGNDQSELQSPESEKNDLSAVEIDYKDSDICIFRMGSMSDNANHVDNEQFPQPCTSSKSNMYFSDTQHSMINSTVENRMNDLPGSQFQSFQDGGTPSSGVMHGLQSPTEGACSWRHQCPKCPRGFLHLENYLRHLKMHKLFLCLQCGKTFTQKKNLNRHIRGHMGIRPFQCSVCLKTFTAKSTLQDHLNIHSGDRPYKCHCCDMDFKHKSALKKHLNSVHGRGGGDKPNLDITKITIDYD, from the coding sequence GGCTGTCACAATGTCTGACTCTGACATCCTTCATTTCCGCTTTGAGCAACAAGGAGATGGTGTCTTGCACAAGATGAATATTCTCCGAGAGCAAAATCTGTTTTGTGATGTTTCAATATATATCAATGATGCTGAGTTCCATGGACATAAGGTTGTCTTCGCCGCCTGCTCCACATTCATGAGGGATCAGTTTCTGTTGAATCAGTCAAGACAGGTTCGTATCACTATATTGCAGAATGCGGAAGTGGGACAGAAATTGCTTCTTTCCTGTTACACCGGCTTCCTGGAGGTTAGAAAAAAAGAACTTCTGAAGTATCTGACAGCAGCCAGTTACCTGCAAATGGTTCACATTGTGGAAAAATGCACAGAAGCTCTTTCACGATACTTACAAAGTGAGACTTGTGACAATAATGAAACATTGCAGCCTGATAAAGATCCCCCTTGCAATGCAGAAATAGGCACTGCTAACAGTCAGGATAAAGATTGTGACATCATTGAACTGTCAGATGATATCCATTTAAACATGGATTACCAGATTAAGAAGGAGGGAAATGATCAGAGTGAGTTGCAGAGTCCGGAGTCTGAAAAGAACGATCTTTCTGCAGTGGAAATTGATTACAAAGACAGTGATATATGCATTTTCAGGATGGGCTCTATGTCCGACAATGCAAACCATGTGGACAATGAACAGTTCCCCCAGCCTTGCACTTCTTCTAAATCAAACATGTACTTTTCAGACACTCAGCACTCCATGATTAACTCAACGGTTGAAAACCGCATGAATGATCTGCCAGGCAGTCAGTTTCAGAGCTTCCAGGATGGTGGCACTCCATCTTCTGGTGTGATGCATGGCCTTCAAAGTCCCACAGAAGGGGCCTGCTCATGGAGACATCAGTGTCCTAAGTGCCCTCGTGGATTTCTGCACTTGGAGAACTACTTACGCCACTTAAAGATGCACAAACTGTTCTTGTGCTTGCAGTGTGGAAAAACTTTCACCCAGAAAAAGAATTTGAACAGACACATCCGTGGTCACATGGGTATCAGACCATTCCAGTGTTCTGTATGCTTGAAAACGTTCACTGCAAAAAGCACCCTACAAGACCATCTTAATATTCACAGTGGGGACCGCCCATACAAGTGTCATTGCTGTGACATGGATTTTAAGCACAAATCGGCCCTAAAAAAACATCTCAATTCGGTTCATGGGAGAGGTGGGGGAGATAAGCCAAACTTGGACATTACTAAAATAACCATAGATTATGATTAG
- the ZBTB6 gene encoding zinc finger and BTB domain-containing protein 6 isoform X2, whose product MSDSDILHFRFEQQGDGVLHKMNILREQNLFCDVSIYINDAEFHGHKVVFAACSTFMRDQFLLNQSRQVRITILQNAEVGQKLLLSCYTGFLEVRKKELLKYLTAASYLQMVHIVEKCTEALSRYLQSETCDNNETLQPDKDPPCNAEIGTANSQDKDCDIIELSDDIHLNMDYQIKKEGNDQSELQSPESEKNDLSAVEIDYKDSDICIFRMGSMSDNANHVDNEQFPQPCTSSKSNMYFSDTQHSMINSTVENRMNDLPGSQFQSFQDGGTPSSGVMHGLQSPTEGACSWRHQCPKCPRGFLHLENYLRHLKMHKLFLCLQCGKTFTQKKNLNRHIRGHMGIRPFQCSVCLKTFTAKSTLQDHLNIHSGDRPYKCHCCDMDFKHKSALKKHLNSVHGRGGGDKPNLDITKITIDYD is encoded by the coding sequence ATGTCTGACTCTGACATCCTTCATTTCCGCTTTGAGCAACAAGGAGATGGTGTCTTGCACAAGATGAATATTCTCCGAGAGCAAAATCTGTTTTGTGATGTTTCAATATATATCAATGATGCTGAGTTCCATGGACATAAGGTTGTCTTCGCCGCCTGCTCCACATTCATGAGGGATCAGTTTCTGTTGAATCAGTCAAGACAGGTTCGTATCACTATATTGCAGAATGCGGAAGTGGGACAGAAATTGCTTCTTTCCTGTTACACCGGCTTCCTGGAGGTTAGAAAAAAAGAACTTCTGAAGTATCTGACAGCAGCCAGTTACCTGCAAATGGTTCACATTGTGGAAAAATGCACAGAAGCTCTTTCACGATACTTACAAAGTGAGACTTGTGACAATAATGAAACATTGCAGCCTGATAAAGATCCCCCTTGCAATGCAGAAATAGGCACTGCTAACAGTCAGGATAAAGATTGTGACATCATTGAACTGTCAGATGATATCCATTTAAACATGGATTACCAGATTAAGAAGGAGGGAAATGATCAGAGTGAGTTGCAGAGTCCGGAGTCTGAAAAGAACGATCTTTCTGCAGTGGAAATTGATTACAAAGACAGTGATATATGCATTTTCAGGATGGGCTCTATGTCCGACAATGCAAACCATGTGGACAATGAACAGTTCCCCCAGCCTTGCACTTCTTCTAAATCAAACATGTACTTTTCAGACACTCAGCACTCCATGATTAACTCAACGGTTGAAAACCGCATGAATGATCTGCCAGGCAGTCAGTTTCAGAGCTTCCAGGATGGTGGCACTCCATCTTCTGGTGTGATGCATGGCCTTCAAAGTCCCACAGAAGGGGCCTGCTCATGGAGACATCAGTGTCCTAAGTGCCCTCGTGGATTTCTGCACTTGGAGAACTACTTACGCCACTTAAAGATGCACAAACTGTTCTTGTGCTTGCAGTGTGGAAAAACTTTCACCCAGAAAAAGAATTTGAACAGACACATCCGTGGTCACATGGGTATCAGACCATTCCAGTGTTCTGTATGCTTGAAAACGTTCACTGCAAAAAGCACCCTACAAGACCATCTTAATATTCACAGTGGGGACCGCCCATACAAGTGTCATTGCTGTGACATGGATTTTAAGCACAAATCGGCCCTAAAAAAACATCTCAATTCGGTTCATGGGAGAGGTGGGGGAGATAAGCCAAACTTGGACATTACTAAAATAACCATAGATTATGATTAG